A stretch of the uncultured Desulfobacter sp. genome encodes the following:
- a CDS encoding putative Ig domain-containing protein — MKKNGWLAQATALAVLLITGMVVPLSAMAADSICATVKIQIVQELTLERQAFDANMKITNGLTNISLEDVQIDVTFADEEGNSVLASSDSTNTDALFFIRIDSMDGIDDVEGDGVVEPESTADIHWLIIPAQGASNGLESGTLYYVGATLTYTINGTEHVTEVSPDYIYVKPLPDLTLDYFLPNDVYGDDPFTDEIEEEIPFSLGVRVSNNGEGTAYSLKIESAQPKIVENELGLLIDFSITGSEVNGEAATSSLLVDFGDIAPNDAGTARWSMVCSLYGQFTEFTAEFTHSDELGGEMTSLISAVNTHFLVHDVLVDLPGRDTIKDFLSLDGIAYTVYESDNVDTAVTNQSSSATLVKTGTSGTQATYTLTVPATTGPMVVKLDDPFSDAKVILSATRSDGKSISEDNVWLYKTKEKDNPWDCYFYLFDVNTPGTYTIVFEDPSVLPQAPVLQYIPDRQRVEEQQLSFIVEASDPNGTIPSLSTSSLPVGATFVDNGDGTGLFDWTPMSGQAGTYTIKFTASDGALSASRTATQTICSLDDTDCDGMNDEWELEHFGTLDRDGTGDYDGDGISDLDEYLNGTDPDGTENAPTVPVIYAPQTGDTVTEYQPELSVECSTDADDDTLTYEFELFSDAGYTTLVASENDVEESGAIVPWTVPVTLTENQTYYWRVRAFDGTAYSLWTHGRFLVSQTNEAPGGFELLTPRDADAVDTLTPILVSGFSTDPENDALTYTFAVYADQALTDQIATGQGTPDEESGMVFWQISETLTNQNTYYWQVTAEDSNGSSVVSQVFSFTVQTENQTPDKPEIHSPESGSEVNTATVTLSIGAVSDPDGDEVIYDFQIDVSKAFSSDTLLNASSGEISVSQDTVQWQVADLNENTWYYWRARSRDSESVSQWVYGRFFVNTYNDVPATPVIKNPGDLAWVNTLTPALTVHQVEEPDNDAVEMMVEIYTDEDLTDLVVEESSGTLSLTISQELKNATWYFWRAKLVDSHGIEGEWSVIQSFFVKEDATNAPPTITLTTPETDTIITVEGSSKVFTLSWDDADPDSDARISLYYDTDDSGEDGTLIISGISEDSDEVNDSYEWNVSGIAGGTYYLYALISDGTSTVADYAPGSIHINYPPQAPSSPEPADGKTDLSVMDLSLSWTGGDPDEDDTITYDIQYKAEGGEFTLACEDILDTECQLSTLLNYGTTYLWQVLATDSFGAITQGPEWQFTTFTADADADNDDLSNENEITAGTDPFDKDTDKDSYTDGEEFYAGTDPSDAASSPPYPPKYGDLDGDLDIDGADLIRLMSMLHLTSADTGFDSDADFNNDGVIDELDLELFAKIFGYRFTESCSDVDLDGDNDVDGRDIQIFGQLIGVEYESGDANYELYQRADFNKDNKINYLDFPYFVVHLGCKAQ, encoded by the coding sequence ATGAAAAAGAACGGATGGTTGGCTCAAGCGACGGCACTGGCGGTATTGCTCATAACAGGAATGGTTGTTCCCTTGTCTGCAATGGCGGCAGATTCCATCTGTGCCACGGTAAAAATCCAGATTGTCCAGGAGCTGACCCTGGAGCGCCAGGCCTTTGATGCCAATATGAAGATCACCAACGGGCTGACCAATATCTCCCTGGAGGATGTCCAGATTGATGTGACCTTTGCTGATGAGGAGGGTAACAGCGTGCTGGCCTCATCGGATTCGACCAATACCGATGCCCTGTTTTTCATCCGCATTGATTCCATGGACGGCATTGATGATGTGGAGGGTGACGGCGTGGTGGAGCCGGAGTCCACTGCGGATATCCACTGGCTGATCATCCCGGCCCAGGGGGCCAGCAACGGCCTTGAGTCCGGCACCCTCTACTATGTGGGCGCAACCTTGACCTACACCATCAACGGCACCGAGCATGTCACCGAAGTCTCTCCCGACTATATCTATGTCAAACCCCTGCCGGATCTGACCCTGGATTATTTTCTGCCCAATGATGTGTACGGGGATGATCCTTTCACCGACGAGATTGAAGAGGAGATCCCCTTTTCCTTGGGCGTCCGGGTGAGCAACAACGGCGAGGGCACCGCCTATTCCCTTAAAATCGAATCAGCCCAGCCCAAGATTGTGGAAAACGAGCTGGGTTTATTAATTGATTTTTCCATCACGGGCAGCGAGGTCAACGGCGAGGCGGCCACCTCCAGCCTGCTGGTGGATTTCGGGGACATTGCCCCCAATGACGCCGGCACAGCCCGGTGGAGCATGGTCTGTTCTCTTTACGGCCAGTTTACGGAATTTACCGCCGAGTTTACCCACTCCGATGAGTTGGGCGGGGAGATGACCTCCCTGATTTCTGCTGTGAACACCCATTTCCTGGTCCACGATGTACTGGTGGACCTGCCGGGCCGGGATACCATCAAGGATTTTCTCTCCCTGGACGGCATTGCATACACGGTTTACGAGTCAGATAATGTGGATACTGCCGTGACAAACCAGAGTTCGTCTGCCACCTTAGTCAAAACAGGCACTTCCGGCACTCAGGCCACGTATACCCTTACCGTTCCGGCCACCACCGGCCCCATGGTGGTCAAACTGGATGATCCTTTTTCCGATGCCAAGGTGATCCTGTCCGCCACCCGGTCCGACGGTAAATCCATTTCAGAAGACAATGTCTGGCTGTACAAGACCAAGGAAAAAGACAATCCCTGGGACTGCTATTTCTACCTGTTTGACGTGAATACGCCGGGAACTTACACCATCGTATTTGAAGACCCATCCGTTCTACCCCAGGCCCCGGTGCTCCAGTACATCCCGGACCGGCAGCGGGTGGAAGAACAGCAGCTCTCTTTCATAGTTGAAGCCAGCGACCCCAACGGTACCATTCCGTCACTTTCCACCTCATCCCTGCCGGTGGGGGCTACCTTTGTGGACAACGGCGACGGCACAGGGCTGTTTGACTGGACCCCCATGAGCGGCCAGGCCGGTACTTACACCATCAAATTCACCGCGTCGGACGGCGCCCTGTCCGCCTCCCGCACCGCCACTCAGACCATCTGTTCTCTGGATGACACAGACTGCGACGGCATGAACGATGAATGGGAACTGGAACACTTCGGTACCCTGGACAGAGACGGCACCGGCGACTACGACGGTGACGGGATCTCGGACCTGGACGAATACCTGAACGGCACCGACCCAGACGGCACGGAAAATGCGCCCACGGTGCCCGTGATCTATGCGCCCCAAACCGGTGATACCGTGACCGAATACCAGCCTGAACTCTCCGTAGAGTGCAGCACAGACGCGGACGACGACACCCTGACCTATGAATTTGAACTCTTTTCCGATGCCGGATATACAACCCTGGTGGCAAGTGAGAACGATGTTGAAGAATCCGGTGCTATTGTTCCCTGGACCGTGCCGGTGACGCTTACGGAAAACCAGACCTATTACTGGCGTGTCCGGGCCTTTGACGGGACGGCTTACTCCCTTTGGACCCATGGCCGGTTCCTTGTCAGCCAGACCAACGAAGCACCCGGAGGTTTTGAACTTCTGACTCCCCGGGATGCCGATGCAGTGGACACCCTGACCCCCATCCTTGTGTCCGGGTTCAGTACAGATCCTGAAAACGATGCGTTGACCTATACCTTTGCCGTGTATGCTGATCAAGCACTCACGGATCAAATCGCCACGGGCCAGGGAACCCCGGACGAGGAATCCGGCATGGTCTTCTGGCAGATTAGTGAGACCCTCACCAACCAAAACACCTATTACTGGCAGGTGACGGCCGAGGATTCAAATGGAAGTAGCGTGGTCAGCCAGGTCTTTTCCTTTACCGTACAGACCGAAAACCAGACCCCGGATAAACCGGAAATTCATTCTCCGGAATCCGGCAGCGAAGTGAACACCGCCACAGTTACACTGTCCATCGGGGCTGTCAGCGATCCTGACGGAGACGAGGTGATCTATGATTTTCAGATAGATGTTTCAAAGGCCTTCAGCTCGGATACGTTGCTGAACGCGTCCTCCGGTGAGATCTCGGTTTCACAGGACACGGTTCAGTGGCAAGTGGCGGATCTGAACGAAAACACCTGGTACTACTGGCGGGCAAGATCCCGAGACAGCGAATCCGTCAGCCAGTGGGTCTATGGCCGCTTCTTTGTTAATACCTATAATGATGTGCCTGCCACCCCTGTGATTAAAAACCCGGGCGATCTGGCCTGGGTGAATACACTCACTCCGGCGTTAACTGTTCATCAGGTGGAAGAGCCGGACAACGATGCCGTTGAGATGATGGTTGAAATCTACACGGATGAAGACCTAACCGACCTTGTGGTTGAAGAATCTTCAGGAACCCTTTCTTTAACAATCTCCCAGGAACTTAAAAATGCCACCTGGTATTTCTGGCGGGCCAAGTTGGTGGACAGCCACGGTATTGAAGGTGAGTGGAGTGTGATTCAGTCCTTTTTTGTCAAAGAGGATGCAACCAATGCTCCGCCGACAATAACCTTGACCACACCTGAGACCGATACAATCATCACCGTTGAAGGTTCAAGCAAGGTCTTTACCCTTTCATGGGACGATGCAGACCCGGATTCCGATGCCCGGATATCTCTTTATTATGACACAGATGATTCAGGAGAAGACGGAACCCTGATCATCTCCGGTATTTCGGAAGATTCCGATGAAGTTAACGACAGTTATGAGTGGAACGTGTCAGGAATTGCCGGCGGTACCTATTACCTGTATGCCCTGATCTCGGACGGAACAAGTACGGTGGCTGATTATGCACCAGGGTCCATCCACATCAATTATCCACCCCAGGCCCCCTCATCGCCCGAACCTGCAGATGGGAAAACAGATCTGTCCGTTATGGATCTCTCCCTGTCCTGGACCGGAGGCGACCCGGATGAGGATGACACGATAACCTATGATATCCAATACAAAGCAGAAGGGGGCGAGTTTACCCTTGCCTGTGAAGACATTCTGGACACTGAATGCCAATTGTCCACGCTTTTGAACTATGGCACCACGTATCTGTGGCAGGTCTTGGCCACGGACAGCTTCGGCGCGATCACCCAAGGCCCGGAATGGCAGTTCACCACCTTTACTGCGGATGCAGATGCGGACAATGATGATCTCAGCAACGAAAATGAAATCACTGCCGGCACCGATCCCTTTGACAAAGATACGGATAAGGACAGCTACACAGACGGTGAAGAATTTTACGCAGGCACTGATCCGTCAGATGCCGCAAGCTCACCCCCCTACCCTCCCAAATACGGGGACCTGGACGGAGATCTGGATATTGACGGCGCAGACTTAATCCGGCTCATGTCCATGCTTCATCTGACATCAGCAGATACCGGATTTGATTCTGACGCTGACTTTAACAATGACGGGGTCATTGATGAACTTGATCTGGAACTGTTTGCCAAAATATTCGGCTACCGGTTTACCGAGTCCTGCTCGGATGTGGATCTTGATGGAGACAACGACGTGGACGGCCGGGATATTCAAATTTTCGGTCAACTGATAGGCGTTGAGTATGAATCAGGTGATGCCAATTATGAACTTTATCAAAGGGCTGATTTCAACAAGGACAACAAGATTAATTACCTGGATTTTCCATATTTTGTGGTTCATTTAGGTTGCAAGGCACAATAG